A DNA window from Aestuariispira ectoiniformans contains the following coding sequences:
- a CDS encoding M23 family metallopeptidase gives MEDKTPDHYEESLQHGMQGGTTSSSTSQTSPSKSALFKARVIGGVCLAAVLAMAVPMMLPEDNGNAVASVEPAPAPEPAPVAEVQPAPEPTGPQMTKIDTKVKPGDTLMSILTNAGAERSQAHAAIKALSTEFSPRQIKPGQELTITLMEDPDTGANTLEELGLTIDPVRTVVVASKDEGFEADILDKPIEKHLVRAEGSIDSSLYVAAVDAHVPPQILGKMINVFSFDVDFQREIQPGDKFALMFEEMRTDEGDTVDQGEVLMAEMVLSGDTKRYYRFKDQNGFYDYYNAQGQSARKALLKTPVDGARISSRFGKRKHPILGYTKKHTGVDFAAPRGTPIYAAGDGIVDFAGRNGGYGNYVRIRHNGTYKTAYAHMKAFAKGIRKGKRVRQRQIIGYVGTTGRSTGPHLHFEVLKNNAKVNPLSVKLPTGKKLTGKMLAKFEKARANIDAQYAALPGNTRLADASQASHEEEKKTTAQ, from the coding sequence ATGGAAGACAAAACGCCAGATCACTATGAAGAGTCCTTGCAGCACGGTATGCAGGGAGGAACGACATCTTCATCGACCAGTCAAACCAGTCCGAGCAAATCGGCTCTATTCAAGGCCCGGGTGATTGGCGGTGTCTGTCTCGCTGCGGTCCTTGCCATGGCCGTACCGATGATGCTTCCGGAAGACAATGGCAACGCGGTTGCCAGTGTGGAACCGGCACCGGCGCCCGAACCGGCCCCGGTTGCAGAGGTACAGCCCGCCCCGGAGCCCACCGGGCCGCAGATGACCAAAATCGACACCAAGGTCAAGCCTGGCGATACCCTGATGAGTATTCTGACCAATGCAGGTGCGGAACGCTCCCAGGCCCATGCCGCCATCAAGGCGCTCTCAACGGAATTCAGCCCCCGCCAAATCAAGCCAGGCCAGGAATTGACCATCACCCTGATGGAAGACCCCGACACCGGGGCCAACACGCTGGAAGAACTTGGTCTGACGATTGACCCGGTTCGTACGGTCGTCGTCGCATCCAAAGATGAGGGTTTTGAAGCAGACATCCTGGACAAGCCGATCGAAAAGCATCTGGTCCGCGCCGAGGGGTCAATTGATTCCAGCCTTTATGTCGCGGCTGTCGACGCCCATGTGCCGCCGCAGATACTCGGCAAGATGATCAACGTCTTCAGCTTTGACGTCGACTTTCAGCGCGAAATTCAGCCCGGCGATAAATTTGCCCTTATGTTTGAGGAAATGCGCACTGACGAAGGCGACACCGTCGATCAGGGCGAAGTTCTCATGGCCGAAATGGTCCTGAGCGGCGATACCAAGCGCTATTACCGCTTCAAAGACCAGAACGGCTTTTATGACTATTACAACGCCCAGGGCCAAAGCGCCCGTAAGGCATTGTTGAAAACACCTGTCGACGGCGCACGCATCTCGTCACGCTTCGGCAAGCGCAAACATCCGATCCTGGGTTATACCAAAAAACATACCGGTGTGGATTTTGCAGCCCCCCGTGGCACGCCGATCTATGCCGCTGGTGACGGCATCGTTGATTTTGCAGGCCGCAATGGCGGCTATGGCAACTATGTCCGCATTCGCCACAACGGCACCTATAAAACCGCCTATGCCCATATGAAGGCTTTTGCCAAAGGCATCCGCAAGGGCAAACGGGTACGCCAGCGCCAGATCATCGGCTATGTGGGCACCACCGGCCGGTCCACCGGCCCGCACCTGCATTTTGAAGTGCTTAAAAACAACGCCAAGGTTAATCCGCTAAGCGTCAAGCTGCCGACCGGCAAGAAGCTGACCGGTAAGATGCTGGCCAAATTTGAGAAAGCACGCGCCAATATCGATGCGCAATATGCGGCCCTGCCCGGCAATACCCGCCTGGCCGACGCCTCGCAGGCGAGCCACGAAGAAGAAAAGAAAACCACGGCTCAATAA
- a CDS encoding sensor histidine kinase: MAKQVDPTPLIEALELLDQGISIMDADFKLIYCNNRVARMLDLPARMVTPGSSLETIFHYNAERGEYGPGSPEDIVKARMAMLRRHEAHKFERTRPDGTIIEITGKPLEDGGFITIYSDVTALKQAESSLREAKENLEERVKERTAKLRENKRELAHQKALLEATLEHVSQGISVFDKDLRLVLYNDHFLKMLGFPTRFGKIGKSMRDFFEYNARRGDYGEGDIDKMVEERMELARHPEPHSFTRNLGNDRTIEVCGNPMPQLTGGFVTTYSDVTAMVRAQEEAEEALRQLRETQQSLVQAEKMAALGQLVAGVAHEINTPLGVGLTSMTHFQHKLAQLDHAFKAGQLKRSQMANFITAAHEATELAVSNLKRAAGLVDGFKKIAVDQTTEKRRIFNVHDYTRDVVSSLQAKIKYEGATVTLTCPETLELDSYPGAYSQVISNIVLNAVEHAFNNHQPKTIALTVKATDDILQVTVHDNGRGIPKDDLPKIFDPFFTTGRGRGRSGLGLNHVYNILQTRLRGNITCTSEPGQGTSFTITLPRQVPEEDALQAIAE; this comes from the coding sequence ATGGCAAAGCAAGTCGATCCAACCCCATTGATAGAAGCGCTGGAACTGTTGGACCAGGGCATCAGTATCATGGACGCGGATTTCAAGCTCATCTATTGCAACAACCGGGTGGCACGGATGCTGGACCTGCCCGCCCGCATGGTGACACCGGGCTCCTCTCTGGAGACAATTTTCCACTACAACGCGGAACGCGGTGAATATGGCCCCGGCTCACCGGAAGACATCGTGAAGGCACGCATGGCCATGCTACGGCGCCATGAAGCACACAAATTTGAACGCACGCGACCGGACGGCACCATCATCGAAATAACCGGAAAGCCGTTGGAAGACGGTGGCTTCATCACGATCTATTCTGACGTCACCGCGTTGAAGCAGGCAGAAAGCAGTTTACGTGAAGCCAAGGAAAACCTTGAGGAACGTGTCAAAGAACGCACGGCCAAGCTGCGGGAGAACAAGCGGGAACTGGCTCACCAGAAGGCCCTGCTTGAGGCAACGCTGGAACATGTATCCCAAGGCATTTCAGTCTTCGACAAGGATCTGAGGCTGGTTCTTTACAATGACCATTTCCTCAAAATGCTGGGCTTCCCTACCCGCTTTGGCAAAATCGGAAAATCCATGCGGGATTTCTTTGAATACAACGCCAGACGGGGGGACTATGGCGAAGGCGACATAGACAAGATGGTGGAGGAGCGTATGGAGCTTGCCCGCCACCCAGAACCCCACAGTTTCACACGCAACCTGGGTAACGACAGGACAATAGAAGTCTGCGGCAACCCGATGCCGCAGTTGACCGGTGGCTTCGTCACCACCTATTCCGACGTCACCGCCATGGTCCGCGCCCAGGAAGAAGCCGAAGAGGCGCTGAGACAATTGCGGGAAACTCAGCAATCCCTGGTACAGGCGGAAAAGATGGCAGCCCTGGGTCAACTGGTCGCCGGTGTCGCCCATGAAATCAACACCCCGCTGGGTGTCGGCCTGACCTCCATGACCCATTTCCAGCACAAGCTTGCGCAACTGGACCATGCCTTCAAAGCGGGCCAGCTCAAGCGATCCCAGATGGCAAATTTCATTACAGCCGCCCATGAGGCAACGGAGTTGGCCGTTTCCAACTTGAAGAGAGCGGCTGGGCTAGTGGATGGCTTCAAGAAGATCGCCGTAGACCAGACCACAGAGAAAAGGCGCATCTTCAACGTCCACGACTATACCCGCGATGTGGTTTCAAGCCTCCAGGCCAAGATTAAATATGAAGGAGCCACAGTGACGCTCACCTGCCCGGAGACATTGGAACTGGACTCCTATCCCGGTGCCTATTCCCAGGTGATATCAAACATCGTCCTGAATGCAGTCGAACATGCCTTTAACAATCACCAGCCCAAAACCATCGCCCTGACTGTAAAGGCGACAGACGATATTCTGCAGGTGACGGTCCATGATAACGGCCGGGGCATTCCAAAGGATGACCTGCCCAAAATCTTCGATCCGTTTTTTACCACGGGACGCGGGCGGGGGCGCAGCGGCCTTGGTCTGAATCATGTTTACAACATTCTCCAGACCCGATTGAGGGGGAATATCACCTGCACCAGCGAACCGGGCCAAGGCACCAGCTTTACAATCACCCTGCCCCGGCAGGTGCCGGAGGAGGATGCATTGCAGGCCATCGCCGAATAG
- a CDS encoding DUF1217 domain-containing protein produces the protein MNVTMPSLAVLLGGQNQSPLFNSLNNKPAISAKLAHDSLATQKDEKQSAIATAGKVERDMAAFKRAVGNATTLEEALSDPTVHRMLSQVYEIDILSNNSERFAQIVSTNPDDPTSLAARSRDKGMIALAEDLQRVDNGLGLLQDETFQNAIQDTVVSVEFEAKAADVNPAAANAFYFERNAAGLETPMDVLSNSRIRDVVFGALDLPDSYKSQPIAKQAAVLAEKLDFTKMQDPDYIKELSVNYLNTIDRQQPVGKPSLATILQPSGTGALFNTLA, from the coding sequence ATGAATGTGACAATGCCGTCCCTGGCCGTTTTGCTCGGTGGGCAAAATCAGTCCCCCCTGTTCAATTCGTTGAACAACAAACCGGCAATTTCTGCCAAGCTGGCCCATGACTCGCTGGCAACCCAAAAGGACGAGAAACAAAGCGCGATTGCCACGGCAGGCAAGGTGGAACGGGATATGGCGGCCTTCAAACGCGCCGTAGGCAACGCCACGACCCTGGAAGAAGCACTTTCCGACCCGACCGTTCACCGCATGTTGTCCCAGGTCTATGAAATAGACATCCTGTCCAACAACTCGGAACGGTTTGCCCAGATTGTCTCCACCAATCCGGATGATCCAACCTCCCTGGCGGCCCGCAGCCGCGACAAAGGCATGATTGCCCTTGCGGAAGACTTGCAGCGGGTGGACAACGGCCTGGGTCTGCTTCAGGACGAAACATTCCAGAATGCCATCCAGGACACCGTGGTCTCTGTTGAATTTGAGGCGAAGGCGGCGGATGTGAACCCGGCAGCCGCGAATGCCTTCTATTTCGAACGCAATGCTGCTGGTCTTGAAACGCCCATGGACGTCTTGTCCAATTCCAGGATAAGGGACGTTGTATTCGGGGCGTTGGACCTGCCCGACAGCTACAAATCCCAGCCAATTGCAAAACAGGCGGCGGTGCTGGCAGAGAAACTGGATTTCACCAAAATGCAGGATCCGGATTACATTAAGGAGCTGTCGGTAAACTACCTGAATACGATTGATCGTCAGCAACCGGTTGGCAAACCGAGTTTGGCGACTATTCTACAGCCATCGGGGACGGGAGCATTATTTAATACCTTGGCGTAA
- a CDS encoding M14 family metallopeptidase, translated as MKISSNFDSGNIEVINADDPAHIRLRIPYDAGDEFMQWFHFRLNGAKDQDCTIIIEDLDKSAYPSGWEGYRACASYDRETWFRVDTDFDGEEMTIRHTPQLDTVWFAYFAPYTRERHHDLIAKCQLHPRVRHEVVGETLDGEDMDLLVVGDDYADDRLKLWAIARQHPGETMAEWWMEGFLTRLLDDHDPVSRELLQRAVFYVVPNMNPDGSRRGHLRTNAAGANLNREWATPSLERSPEVYWVEKKMREIGLDFCLDVHGDEGLPYNFIAGADAIPDCPQRLIDLREAFEANLRRVSPDFQSEHGYPPKAAGEANLTYASTHIQNTFQALTMTLEMPFKDTVDTPDYFQGWSPERSQKLGASCLDAIWGILPDIKG; from the coding sequence ATGAAAATCAGCAGCAATTTCGATTCCGGCAATATCGAAGTGATCAACGCCGACGATCCGGCCCATATCCGCCTGCGTATTCCCTATGATGCCGGGGACGAATTCATGCAGTGGTTCCATTTTCGCCTGAACGGCGCAAAGGACCAGGATTGCACCATCATTATCGAAGACCTGGACAAGTCCGCCTATCCGTCTGGTTGGGAAGGTTACCGCGCCTGTGCCTCCTATGACCGTGAAACCTGGTTCCGCGTTGATACGGATTTCGACGGCGAGGAAATGACTATCCGCCACACCCCGCAACTGGATACGGTCTGGTTCGCCTATTTCGCGCCCTACACCCGCGAACGCCATCACGACCTGATCGCCAAATGCCAGTTGCACCCGCGGGTGCGCCATGAAGTCGTGGGCGAGACTTTGGATGGTGAGGACATGGACCTTCTGGTGGTCGGCGATGACTATGCAGACGACCGGCTGAAACTTTGGGCGATTGCCCGTCAGCATCCGGGCGAAACCATGGCCGAATGGTGGATGGAAGGTTTCCTGACGCGTCTTCTGGACGATCATGATCCGGTCTCCCGTGAGTTGCTGCAGCGGGCGGTCTTTTATGTGGTCCCCAACATGAACCCGGATGGCAGCCGCCGCGGTCACCTGCGCACCAATGCGGCGGGCGCCAACCTGAATCGGGAATGGGCAACACCCAGCCTGGAACGCAGCCCGGAAGTCTACTGGGTCGAAAAGAAGATGCGTGAGATCGGGTTGGACTTTTGTCTGGATGTCCATGGTGACGAAGGCCTGCCCTACAACTTCATCGCAGGCGCGGATGCGATCCCCGACTGCCCGCAGCGCCTGATTGATCTGCGCGAGGCGTTCGAGGCCAACCTGCGCCGTGTCAGCCCGGACTTCCAGTCTGAACATGGCTATCCGCCGAAAGCAGCGGGCGAGGCCAATCTGACCTACGCCTCCACACATATTCAGAACACTTTCCAGGCCCTGACAATGACCCTGGAAATGCCGTTCAAGGATACGGTCGACACGCCGGATTATTTCCAGGGCTGGTCGCCGGAACGGTCTCAGAAACTGGGTGCGTCCTGCCTGGATGCGATCTGGGGGATTCTTCCCGATATCAAGGGCTAA
- a CDS encoding ammonium transporter, giving the protein MEAVVQGADVFFVLMGAILVFFMHSGFAFLEVGTVRHKNQVNALVKILVDFAISTLAYFFIGYSIAYGIDFFVGADVLTGARAVEGYSFTGSGYDLVKFFFLLTFAAAIPAIISGGIAERAKFWPQLIATATLVAFVYPFVEGMAWGGRYGFQGLIETVTGFAGGFHDFAGSIVVHAVGGWIALAAVLMLGARRGRYRKSGAVIGIPPSNIPFLALGSWILCVGWFGFNVMSAQSLNGISGLVAMNSLMAMVGGILVALVVGRNDPGFVHNGALAGLVAVCAGSDVMHPLGSLVVGGVAGGLFVYLFNLCQNKWRIDDVLGVWPLHGLCGLWGGVAAGIFGLQSLGGLGGVAFLPQLVGSLILVAVAFIGGLVVYGLLKVTIGIRLSEEDEFNGADLSIHKISANPEAEFGGR; this is encoded by the coding sequence ATGGAAGCAGTCGTGCAAGGCGCCGACGTGTTCTTCGTCCTTATGGGCGCCATTCTTGTTTTCTTCATGCATTCCGGTTTCGCCTTCCTTGAGGTTGGCACCGTTCGTCATAAGAACCAGGTGAATGCCCTGGTCAAAATCCTGGTGGATTTTGCCATTTCCACCCTTGCCTATTTTTTCATCGGCTACAGCATTGCCTATGGTATCGACTTCTTTGTCGGGGCGGATGTCCTGACCGGCGCGCGTGCGGTGGAAGGCTACAGCTTCACCGGCAGCGGTTATGATCTGGTGAAATTCTTCTTTCTGCTGACCTTTGCGGCAGCCATTCCCGCGATCATTTCCGGTGGCATCGCGGAACGCGCCAAATTCTGGCCGCAGCTTATTGCGACCGCGACATTGGTTGCCTTTGTCTATCCCTTTGTCGAAGGGATGGCCTGGGGCGGCCGGTATGGCTTTCAGGGGCTGATCGAAACCGTGACGGGCTTTGCCGGTGGTTTCCACGATTTCGCCGGTTCCATCGTTGTCCATGCGGTCGGCGGCTGGATTGCCCTGGCGGCCGTCCTGATGCTGGGTGCGCGCCGGGGGCGCTATCGCAAGAGTGGTGCGGTGATTGGTATCCCCCCTTCCAACATTCCCTTTCTGGCGTTGGGCTCGTGGATTCTCTGTGTCGGCTGGTTCGGCTTCAACGTGATGAGCGCGCAAAGCCTGAATGGCATTTCCGGGCTGGTCGCCATGAACTCCCTGATGGCCATGGTCGGCGGTATTCTGGTCGCGCTTGTTGTCGGGCGCAACGACCCGGGCTTTGTCCACAACGGTGCCCTGGCCGGACTGGTTGCGGTCTGCGCCGGGTCGGATGTGATGCATCCTCTGGGCAGTCTCGTGGTCGGCGGCGTGGCCGGTGGGCTTTTCGTCTATCTGTTTAACCTTTGCCAGAACAAATGGCGTATCGATGATGTGCTGGGCGTCTGGCCGTTGCACGGACTATGCGGGCTGTGGGGCGGTGTCGCCGCCGGAATTTTCGGCCTGCAGAGCCTGGGCGGTTTGGGCGGTGTTGCCTTCCTGCCGCAATTGGTTGGCAGCCTCATTCTGGTCGCGGTCGCTTTTATCGGCGGGCTTGTGGTCTACGGCCTGCTGAAAGTCACCATCGGTATCCGTCTGTCAGAAGAGGATGAATTCAACGGGGCGGACCTGTCCATCCACAAGATCAGCGCCAACCCGGAGGCGGAATTCGGGGGGCGGTAA
- a CDS encoding group III truncated hemoglobin — protein sequence MSEMGLETEINDHSIKRLVDHFYGKVIEDDLLGPVFRNAIGESLDDWGDHLATMYRFWSSVMLTTGRYKGNPVKAHMELVDQVEPHFFEHWLTLWTEASEEVFVPDLAIAFQKKAKSIAQSLSFMMFERFMPDTLSARPA from the coding sequence ATGAGCGAAATGGGACTGGAAACGGAAATCAACGATCACAGCATCAAGCGTCTGGTCGATCATTTCTATGGCAAGGTGATCGAGGATGACCTGCTGGGGCCTGTCTTCCGGAACGCAATTGGCGAAAGCCTGGATGACTGGGGAGACCATCTCGCCACCATGTATCGGTTCTGGTCTTCGGTGATGCTGACGACAGGGCGCTACAAGGGAAACCCGGTCAAGGCGCATATGGAACTTGTCGATCAGGTGGAGCCGCATTTCTTCGAACATTGGCTAACGCTGTGGACCGAGGCCAGTGAAGAGGTTTTCGTGCCCGACCTGGCGATTGCCTTTCAGAAGAAGGCGAAGTCCATTGCCCAGAGCCTGAGTTTCATGATGTTCGAAAGATTTATGCCGGACACGCTGTCAGCACGCCCGGCATAA
- a CDS encoding MarR family winged helix-turn-helix transcriptional regulator, which produces MPAEEKETGKDHHLLELETHLPYRLGRLTNLIRQVTTEVYIRQSGITGREWRVLGMIGIVGHVNAREIARLTGMDKATVTRAVNRLVTLGVVTRVSDKTDRRSKILELTNKGAALCDRIIPEMKTGGEVLAEALTPEELSLFLTCLDKLTIKAEDLLADE; this is translated from the coding sequence ATGCCGGCTGAAGAAAAAGAAACGGGCAAAGATCACCACCTTCTGGAACTCGAGACACATCTGCCCTACCGGCTAGGCCGACTGACCAACCTGATCCGGCAAGTCACAACAGAGGTTTATATCCGCCAGTCCGGCATTACCGGGCGTGAATGGCGCGTGTTGGGCATGATCGGTATCGTCGGTCATGTGAACGCGCGTGAGATTGCGCGTCTGACCGGGATGGACAAGGCAACGGTGACCCGGGCGGTTAACCGGCTTGTGACACTGGGTGTAGTTACCCGCGTCAGTGACAAGACGGACCGGCGGTCGAAAATCCTGGAACTGACGAACAAGGGCGCGGCCCTTTGCGACCGCATTATTCCGGAGATGAAAACCGGCGGGGAAGTCCTGGCCGAGGCGCTCACACCGGAGGAGCTGTCCCTGTTCCTGACTTGCCTGGACAAGCTGACCATAAAGGCCGAAGACCTTCTGGCCGACGAGTAA